One genomic region from Anopheles bellator chromosome 2, idAnoBellAS_SP24_06.2, whole genome shotgun sequence encodes:
- the LOC131209150 gene encoding cysteine sulfinic acid decarboxylase, with the protein MACANNGSECPDTKDGDDEWTILERVCRMLAEEGYLGPSVNQRPVVEFEHPADLKNLIHFPMDEKAPISEAAIERIIRQVLRYSVRTGHQHFHNQLFAGVDPYGLTGSWITEALNTSQYTFEVGPTFTLIENAVIEKCLELFRFGSNADGILCPGGSMSNMYAIVAARFRAIPDVKRTGVTGLPAPLVVFTSEDAHYSITKAVHWLGIGLNNLVKVKADRRGRIIPEELEQAIESVLASGRRPFFVNATAGTTVLGAFDDFNAVADVCARYGLWMHIDACLGGTAALSTTHRHLLAGADRAHSLAWNPHKTLGAPLQCSVFLLKERGLLHECNAANADYLFQQDKFYDIRYDTGDKSVQCGRKVDAFKFWLMYKARGSAGLADLVDHAFECARYLHELVRHRDGFRLVLEEFQYTNISFWYVPSWMRKEPAGDTTDWWQRLYVVTADIKERMVKRGTTLICYVPLLHKGIGNFFRMVVTCHPRPSHATMRYIVEEIERVGEELNPTAIPINGTASG; encoded by the exons ATGGCCTGCGCCAACAACGGATCGGAGTGTCCAGACACGAAAGATGGTGATGACGAGTGGACCATTTTGGAGCGCGTCTGTCGAATGCTGGCTGAGGAAGGCTACCTGGGCCCATCGGTTAACCAGCGGCCGGTGGTAGAATTTGAACATCCTGCGGATCTCAAA AACTTGATACACTTCCCGATGGATGAGAAGGCACCGATCAGCGAGGCGGCGATCGAGCGGATCATCCGGCAGGTCCTACGCTATTCGGTCCGCACGGGACATCAGCACTTCCACAACCAATTGTTTGCCGGTGTCGATCCGTACGGATTGACGGGCAGCTGGATTACGGAGGCACTCAACACTAGCCA ATACACATTCGAGGTGGGCCCGACATTCACGTTGATCGAAAACGCGGTGATCGAGAAGTGCCTGGAGCTGTTCCGATTCGGTAGCAATGCGGACGGTATCCTCTGTCCGGGCGGTTCCATGTCCAACATGTACGCGATCGTAGCCGCACGCTTCCGCGCGATACCGGATGTAAAGCGTACCGGTGTCACCGGTCTTCCAGCACCTCTCGTGGTCTTCACGTCGGAAGAT GCTCACTACAGCATCACGAAGGCCGTTCACTGGCTCGGAATCGGGTTGAACAATCTCGTAAAGGTTAAGGCCGATCGTCGAGGGCGCATCATTCCGGAAGAGCTGGAACAGGCCATCGAGTCGGTGCTCGCTTCCGGTCGACGACCCTTTTTCGTTAATGCGACGGCCGGAACGACGGTGCTAGGTGCGTTCGATGATTTCAATGCCGTGGCCGACGTCTGTGCCCGCTACGGGTTGTGGATGCACATTGACGCATGTCTCGGTGGCACGGCAGCACTTtcaaccacccaccgccacctgCTTGCCGGGGCGGATCGAGCCCACTCGCTAGCCTGGAACCCGCACAAAACACTCGGCGCACCGCTCCAGTGTTCGGTGTTTTTGCTGAAGGAGCGGGGTCTGTTGCACGAGTGTAATGCGGCTAACGCGGACTACCTCTTCCAACAGGACAAGTTCTACGATATCCGTTACGATACCGGTGACAAGAGTGTGCAGTGTGGGCGCAAGGTAGATGCGTTCAAGTTTTGGCTCATGTACAAGGCACGTGGCTCGGCTGGACTGGCGGACCTCGTGGACCACGCTTTTGAGTGTGCCCGCTACCTTCATGAACTGGTGCGCCATCGGGACGGTTTCCGGCTCGTTCTGGAAGAATTCCAATACACCAACATTAGTTTCTGGTATGTGCCAAGCTGGATGCGAAAGGAACCGGCCGGCGACACTACTGATTGGTGGCAACGGCTGTACGTCGTTACGGCCGACATTAAGGAACGCATGGTTAAGCGAGGCACGACCCTGATCTGCTACGTGCCGTTGCTGCACAAGGGCATCGGGAACTTTTTCCGCATGGTCGTAACGTGCCACCCGCGACCGAGTCACGCCACAATGCGGTATATCGTGGAAGAGATAGAGCGTGTTGGTGAGGAGCTAAACCCAACGGCAATCCCGATTAACGGAACGGCCAGTGGATAA
- the LOC131211210 gene encoding uncharacterized protein LOC131211210 isoform X2 gives MNIEISRLTMANAEHGTDQADRGMRKEYFNSSGAGKFLPPVFKLLELAVAIVCIGLIDDPAHNSRLRVFISTRTVALAYGTFVTFLVFSVVYLFGKVVRDNFPWKLSSLLNLTGFILYLATAACILSDWSATKNRNYWPPNTQRMDFLCGAGSVAVIGAMFYLLDLIVTVRLGMKGEIE, from the exons ATGAACATAG AAATCTCAAGACTAACGATGGCCAACGCAGAACACGGCACGGATCAGGCGGATCGCGGTATGCGGAAGGAGTATTTCAACAGCAGCGGTGCGGGCAAGTTTCTGCCGCCGGTCTTCAAACTGCTCGAGCTG GCTGTCGCTATCGTGTGCATCGGACTGATCGATGATCCGGCCCACAACTCACGACTCCGGGTGTTCATCTCGACGCGAACCGTGGCACTGGCCTACGGCACCTTCGTGACGTTCCTCGTCTTCTCGGTGGTCTATCTGTTCGGGAAGGTTGTCCGGGACAA CTTCCCGTGGAAACTGAGCTCTTTGCTGAATCTGACCGGTTTCATCTTGTACCTGGCCACCGCTGCCTGCATTCTTAGCGATTGGTCTGCAACGAAGAACCGCAACTATtggccaccaaacacacagag AATGGATTTCCTGTGCGGTGCTGGATCGGTTGCAGTAATCGGAGCAATGTTCTACTTGCTCGACCTAATTGTCACCGTGCGGCTGGGAATGAAGGGAGAGATCGAGTGA
- the LOC131211210 gene encoding uncharacterized protein LOC131211210 isoform X1 — MGNSKISSDSRPKEASQGPAEPAKEDKASSPKTASGTEISRLTMANAEHGTDQADRGMRKEYFNSSGAGKFLPPVFKLLELAVAIVCIGLIDDPAHNSRLRVFISTRTVALAYGTFVTFLVFSVVYLFGKVVRDNFPWKLSSLLNLTGFILYLATAACILSDWSATKNRNYWPPNTQRMDFLCGAGSVAVIGAMFYLLDLIVTVRLGMKGEIE; from the exons atgggtaaCTCCAAAATTTCCAGTGATTCGCGGCCAAAGGAGGCAAGCCAGGGCCCAGCCGAGCCGGCGAAGGAAGACAAAGCGTCGAGCCCCAAAACGGCTTCGGGGACCG AAATCTCAAGACTAACGATGGCCAACGCAGAACACGGCACGGATCAGGCGGATCGCGGTATGCGGAAGGAGTATTTCAACAGCAGCGGTGCGGGCAAGTTTCTGCCGCCGGTCTTCAAACTGCTCGAGCTG GCTGTCGCTATCGTGTGCATCGGACTGATCGATGATCCGGCCCACAACTCACGACTCCGGGTGTTCATCTCGACGCGAACCGTGGCACTGGCCTACGGCACCTTCGTGACGTTCCTCGTCTTCTCGGTGGTCTATCTGTTCGGGAAGGTTGTCCGGGACAA CTTCCCGTGGAAACTGAGCTCTTTGCTGAATCTGACCGGTTTCATCTTGTACCTGGCCACCGCTGCCTGCATTCTTAGCGATTGGTCTGCAACGAAGAACCGCAACTATtggccaccaaacacacagag AATGGATTTCCTGTGCGGTGCTGGATCGGTTGCAGTAATCGGAGCAATGTTCTACTTGCTCGACCTAATTGTCACCGTGCGGCTGGGAATGAAGGGAGAGATCGAGTGA
- the LOC131212131 gene encoding semaphorin-5B has product MASVSSRDNLFRFSLRLDVIERAAWEVPSYLRALCLQKGQSEESCRNYVMVLQSFGSQVYVCGTHAYSPRCTVRQMEDLTVQRDDDGVAKCPFNPHANMTALTSDEGQLFVGSATDFSGSDSAILRSDIAQNSSRILRTVQYNSALLNEPQFVGSFEHGGFIYFVLREAAVEYMNCGKIVYSRIARVCKNDPGGTYGILKDNWTSFVKARLNCSLPGDYPFYYNEVQGMVYSHDEGVLYATFTTPENSIHGSAICAYNMSAIQAAFGGAFKHQESKGAAWRAQEVGNRDHYECRGTSGSTGRHMSLIEASKYQLMDQAVQPLMGRPLHHAELERFSHIAIDIIPTKLHERVHIMYVATSAGHIKKVTVLPRTKETCVIEIWQPEALPETRIRTLQYVKDTESLYVATDLALMRIPSNHCGRHLSRSSCLNAMDPYCGWNELQEACTVAPNGDTLAKYWVQNATECPVLTAPVDGGWSAWSEWFKCAQVNGQQPMPIGVGENFAPNTDTCLCRTRTCNNPPPTNGGQGCSGMHIAVTNCTVHGGWTEWSAWSACSQTCGMAVKTRRRTCGNPKPAHGGRVCVGQDRAEIYCSHLPPCPAPKQPPVDGGWGPYGDFGECSAVCGGGFRIRRRKCDNPVPQNGGMDCSGCHFDYEVCNTQPCPDIRKAGTWTPWLTVANGSTGGAGGGYVEKRFRFTCKAPIADSALLKITPKEEVRVCQPDGSCQRSVDPNALTGAGGGMAGEEGDDGWTEWSSWSPCSASCGGGQQYRTRSCEKLDCAGFNRTKRACNTQPCKGEWGCWTDWTPCSVSCGTGTRSRTRQCLSMAGGIALENDCEGKSVQYESCEMPSCDSFLGWGEWSEWSVCNADNEKVRTRICLQPHSVSSIGELTCLGSDREIRACGNIQINVDGPQPPVARASAGSFLIILIVVLATAFICCPITWFATMQYTKRKAKGLKAIQGSPCYGSYPNQYSSLPTKDYTDGSHKPKRQSSFKGPRNDASGSKLSNGNGTLVKSINVNGGAIGNNTPKILVKSFNESDTATIKRNSHGPNNIRHARQLEMDEDKY; this is encoded by the exons ATGGCGTCGGTCAGCTCGCG AGACAACCTGTTTCGGTTCTCACTCCGGCTCGACGTAATCGAGCGGGCAGCATGGGAAGTGCCGTCGTATCTGCGTGCCCTCTGTCTCCAGAAGGGCCAGTCGGAGGAAAGCTGCCGCAACTACGTGATGGTACTGCAAAGCTTCGGTAGCCAGGTGTACGTGTGCGGTACGCATGCCTACAGCCCGCGGTGTACCGTGCGACAGATGGAGGACCTTACGGTGCagcgggacgacgacggggtggCAAAATGTCCGTTCAACCCGCACGCCAACATGACGGCACTGACGTCGGACGAAGGCCAGCTGTTTGTCGGTTCGGCGACCGATttctccggctccgactcGGCCATCCTGCGGTCGGACATAGCACAAAACAGTTCCCGTATCTTGCGGACGGTCCAGTACAACTCGGCACTCCTTAACGAACCCCAGTTTGTGGGTAGCTTCGAGCACGGTGGCTTCATCTACTTCGTGCTGCGTGAGGCGGCCGTGGAGTACATGAACTGTGGCAAAATCGTCTACTCGAGGATCGCGCGCGTCTGCAAGAACGACCCGGGCGGGACTTACGGTATCCTGAAGGACAACTGGACTTCGTTCGTGAAGGCTCGACTGAACTGCTCGCTGCCGGGAGACTACCCATTCTACTACAACGAGGTGCAGGGCATGGTGTATTCACACGACGAGGGTGTTCTGTACGCCACCTTCACCACACCGGA GAACAGCATCCACGGATCGGCCATCTGCGCATACAACATGTCCGCCATACAGGCCGCCTTTGGAGGAGCTTTCAAGCACCAGGAATCGAAAGGTGCTGCTTGGCGAGCGCAGGAGGTCGGCAACCGTGACCACTACGAGTGCCGCGGGACAAGCGGAAGCACCGGACGTCACATGTCACTGATCGAAGCATCCAAGTACCAGCTGATGGATCAGGCAGTGCAGCCCCTGATGGGACGTCCGCTGCATCACGCGGAGCTCGAGCGCTTCAGTCACATCGCGATTGACATCATCCCGACGAAGCTACACGAACGGGTCCACATCATGTACGTCGCGACAAGTGCGGGGCACATCAAGAAGGTGACCGTATTGCCGCGCACGAAAGAAACGTGCGTGATCGAGATCTGGCAACCGGAGGCGCTGCCCGAGACGCGCATACGCACGCTGCAGTACGTGAAGGACACGGAATCACTGTACGTTGCCACGGACCTGGCACTAATGCGCATTCCTTCAAACCACTGCGGACGCCACCTGTCACGGAGCAGTTGCCTCAACGCGATGGACCCGTACTGCGGGTGGAACGAGCTGCAGGAAGCGTGTACGGTCGCACCGAACGGGGACACCCTGGCAAAGTACTGGGTGCAGAATGCGACCGAGTGCCCAGTGCTGACGGCACCAGTCGACGGCGGCTGGTCGGCGTGGTCCGAGTGGTTCAAGTGCGCCCAGGTCAACGGGCAGCaaccgatgccgatcggcGTTGGGGAGAACTTCGCCCCCAACACGGACACGTGTCTGTGCAGGACGCGCACCTGTAACAATCCTCCCCCGACGAACGGCGGCCAAGGATGCAGTGGAATGCACATTGCCGTCACGAACTGTACCGTGCACGGCGGGTGGACGGAGTGGTCGGCTTGGTCCGCTTGTTCGCAGACGTGCGGTATGGCGGTGAAGACACGGCGACGCACGTGCGGGAACCCGAAGCCGGCGCACGGAGGCCGAGTGTGCGTGGGTCAGGATCGGGCCGAAATCTACTGCTCACATCTTCCGCCCTGCCCGGCACCGAAACAACCGCCGGTGGACGGCGGATGGGGACCGTACGGGGACTTTGGCGAGTGTAGTGCCGTTTGTGGCGGTGGATTCCGGATCCGGCGCCGTAAGTGTGACAATCCGGTCCCGCAGAACGGTGGCATGGACTGCTCCGGATGTCACTTCGATTACGAGGTGTGTAATACGCAACCGTGCCCGGACATACGCAAGGCTGGCACCTGGACCCCGTGGCTCACCGTGGCCAATGGGTCAacgggtggtgctggtggtggataCGTAGAGAAGCGGTTCCGCTTTACCTGTAAGGCGCCGATCGCAGACTCGGCGTTGCTTAAGATTACGCCCAAGGAGGAGGTGCGAGTTTGCCAACCGGATGGCTCCTGTCAACGATCGGTCGATCCGAATGCCCTGACTGGCGCAGGAGGCGGAATGGCCGGTGAAGAAGGAGATGATGGGTGGACCGAGTGGAGCTCCTGGAGTCCCTGTAGCGCGTCTTGCGGTGGTGGACAACAGTATCGGACCCGAAGCTGTGAAAAGCTCGACTGTGCCGGGTTCAACCGGACGAAGCGGGCCTGCAACACGCAACCATGCAAGG GTGAATGGGGTTGCTGGACCGACTGGACCCCGTGCTCCGTGAGCTGCGGTACCGGAACACGATCCCGCACTCGGCAGTGCCTGTCCATGGCCGGTGGCATCGCGCTGGAGAACGACTGTGAGGGCAAGAGTGTCCAGTACGAGTCGTGCGAGATGCCCAGCTGTGACT CGTTCCTCGGTTGGGGCGAATGGAGCGAATGGTCGGTGTGCAACGCAGACAACGAAAAGGTACGGACCCGAATCTGCCTCCAGCCGCACTCCGTCTCGTCCATCGGGGAGCTCACGTGTCTGGGAAGCGATCGTGAAATTCGCGCCTGTGGCAACATACAAATCAATG TAGATGGTCCgcagccaccggtggccagagCGTCCGCAGGGTCGTTCTTGATCATCCTTATCGTCGTCCTGGCAACGGCGTTCATTTGCTGTCCGATTACTTGGTTCGCCACGATGCAGTACACGAAACGTAAAGCGAAGGGCCTGAAGGCCATCCAGGGTTCACCGTGCTACGGGTCCTACCCGAACCAGTACTCCTCGCTACCGACGAAAGAT TACACGGATGGTAGCCACAAACCGAAACGACAGTCGTCCTTCAAGGGACCTCGCAATGATGCGAGCGGTTCAAAGCTTTcgaacggcaacggcacaCTGGTGAAGTCGATCAACGTGAACGGGGGCGCGATCGGGAACAATACCCCGAAGATACTGGTGAAATCGTTCAACGAGTCCGACACGGCCACGATAAAGCGCAACTCGCACGGACCAAACAACATCCGGCACGCGCGACAGCTCGAGATGGACGAGGATAAGTACTGA
- the LOC131209151 gene encoding protein OPI10 homolog, translating to MLNALGVIVSGRLVQTDFQQINESHFLINIPDADNVNHVVVFLTGTAPFPEGMAGGVYFSWPDPNAPPNWQLLGYISNLKPSAIFKISQLKKLDEIAGQNAMMSNVFGSNLPISHIAQIGVSIEPETALIQQTPATTTSSTYYQFGQKILENFFNFVSSFSVTQTQMAPNFNETYVPLSTLQTWYTNFERRLQQNPNFWKN from the exons ATGTTAAATGCATTAGGTGTCATCGTGTCCGGAAGATTG GTGCAAACTGATTTCCAGCAAATAAATGAATCACATTTTCTAATCAACATTCCGGACGCGGACAACGTAAACCATGTAGTGGTTTTCCTTACCGGTACAGCGCCATTTCCCGAAGGAATGGCCGGAGGAG TGTACTTTAGCTGGCCCGATCCAAATGCGCCTCCCAACTGGCAACTGCTGGGTTACATCTCCAACTTGAAACCGTCCGCTATATTCAAAATTTCTCAGCTCAAAAAGCTGGATGAAATTGCCGGCCAGAACGCAATGATGAGCAACGTGTTCGGTAGCAATCTGCCGATCTCCCACATCGCCCAGATCGGTGTgtcgatcgaaccggaaacagcGCTAATACAGCAAACGCCTGCAACG ACGACGTCCAGTACCTATTATCAGTTCGGTCAGAAGATTCTGGAGAACTTCTTCAACTTCGTCAGCAGCTTCTCGGTGACTCAGACCCAGATGGCACCAAACTTTAACGAAACGTACGTTCCGCTGTCCACGCTTCAAACGTGGTACACCAACTTCGAGCGCAGGTTACAGCAGAACCCCAACTTTTGGAAAAACTAA